The following is a genomic window from Ancylothrix sp. D3o.
GTGATGCTGGGATATTCGGATAGTAATAAAGATTCGGGTTTTCTCAGCAGTAATTGGGAAATTCATAAAGCTCAAAAAGCTTTACAAAGTATCGCGGAAGTTTGTGGCGTTGGGTTACGAATTTTTCACGGACGCGGTGGTTCGGTGGGACGCGGTGGGGGCCCTTCGTATGAGGCGATTTTGGCTCAACCTTGCCGGACAATTGATGGACGAATTAAAATTACTGAACAAGGCGAGGTTTTGGCTTCAAAATATACGCTTCCTGATTTGGCAGCCTATAATTTAGAAACCATTGCAACGGCGGTTATTCAAGCAAGTTTGCTGGGCACCGGCTTTGATGATATCCAGCCTTGGAATGAAATTATGGAAGAGTTATCAACTCGCTCTCGTGAACATTATCGGGCCTTAATTTACGAACAACCCGATTTTGTTGAATTCTTCCATCAAGTCACGCCAATTGATGAAATTAGTCAGCTTCAAATTTCTTCCCGTCCTGCCCGCCGGCGGAGTGGCAAAAAGGATATCACGGCTCTGCGGGCGATTCCCTGGGTATTTAGCTGGACGCAAACGCGGTTCTTGTTACCTTCCTGGTATGGCGTAGGAACGGCTCTCCAATCGTTCTTAGATGAGCATCCAGAAGAAAATATGAAACTTTTACGTTATTTCTACTTCAAATGGCCTTTCTTTAAGATGGTTATTTCTAAAGTGGAAATGACGCTTTCTAAGGTTGATTTACAAATTGCTCATCACTATGTGCGGGAGTTGGGGAAACCTGAAGATAGCCTACGTTTAGAGGCGTTGTTTGAGCAAATTGCAACTGAATATCACTTGACTCGTGATTTAGTTCTGCAAATTACCGACCACAAGCGCCTTTTGGATGGCGATCCAACTCTGCAACGTTCTGTGCAATTACGCAATGGCACAATTGTTCCTCTGGGTTTATTACAGGTTTCTCTGTTAAAACGTTTACGTTCGCATGGCAGTTTATCGGCGCCGGGTGTAATTCATTCTCGTTATAGCAAGGCGGAATTGTTACGCGGTGCGCTTTTGACGATTAATGGCATTGCTGCCGGTATGCGAAATACAGGTTGATTTGCAAAGGGCGGTTGCCAAACTGCCCAAACCTTAGAAACCGGGTTTCTCAGTAGAGATTTTTTGATGAGAAACCCAGTTTTTTTGCCTAAGTCGGTTGGCAAGCTGCCTAAAAAGCTAAATTATAAGGTAGACAAAATTCTTGCCTTAATCCTTCATACTGAATGACAATGCTGAAAAACAGAGTTTTAATTTGTAGCCTGATCGCTTTGAGTTCAGGCTTTTTTTGTTCTTATTTAGGCGGACAATTAAGTGTGAGTGCTCGCACAAATCAATGCCAGAATAAAAATCTCTGGGGCTTGGAAAAAATTTGCAGTACGGTGATGACAGCACCGGCATGGTTTCAAGGTAGCAGCACCGGCATTTGGGTGGGAACAATTCTCGGTGCTTTTATTGCCGGTTCTGTAACTCGTAGTGGTAAAACTTTGTAGGGATCTGCTCACCGGCAAACGTAGGGGCTGGTTGGTATGTGGGAATCTGCCCACCCTGCGCTATAACAAAGTATGCAGCCAAAAAGACTTAATTGCGAGGTAATTTTTATGGTGTGGGTAAGTAAATGGCAGTCTAAAATATCTTTGCCGGCAATTTCAACAATTGTTTTTTCTGGCTTAATTCCTTGGCTAATTACACCGGCAGTAAATGCTCAATCTCGCTTTAAAGATATTCAGGGACATTGGGCGCAATCTTGTATCGAACAGTTAGCAAGTCGCAATATTATTGGCGGCTATCAAGATGGTACATTTCGCCCCTCAGAACCGATGATGCGGGTAGAATATGCCGTTTTATTAGATAAAGCTTTTCCTAATATGCCGGCGCTGCGTGAAGAGGTGCGCTTTATCGATCTTCCTACCGATTATTGGGCTACACCGGCCATTACTCGCGTTTATCGGGCTAATTTTTTATCTGGTGCTTCGGAGAGTGTTTTTAACCCTACTCAAAAAGTCCAAAGACTACAAGTATTGTTAGCTTTGGTGAGTGGTTTGCGCTATTCCGCAAGTGCCGGTTCAGCCGAAAAAGTTAAGTCGGCTTTTAATGATGCGGCGGATATTCCTAATAACGCTCTTCCGGCAATTGCGGCGGCGACAGAACAGCGGATTGTTGTAAATTATCCTGATATATCTTTGCTCAATCCTAATAAAGAAGCGACGCGCGCAGAAGTAGCAGCGATGGTTTGCCAGGCTTTAGCAAAAGGTCAAGTAGCGGTTGTTCCTCCCCAATATATTGCTCAATTAACGCCGGTTTCTGCGCCGACAGCAATGCGAAAAACGCAAGTTGTGGAGGCTGGAAAAATTCGGGCGGAGTTTTCCTTTCAAGCCGAAGAATCTGCGGAAATTGGCAA
Proteins encoded in this region:
- a CDS encoding S-layer homology domain-containing protein, whose product is MVWVSKWQSKISLPAISTIVFSGLIPWLITPAVNAQSRFKDIQGHWAQSCIEQLASRNIIGGYQDGTFRPSEPMMRVEYAVLLDKAFPNMPALREEVRFIDLPTDYWATPAITRVYRANFLSGASESVFNPTQKVQRLQVLLALVSGLRYSASAGSAEKVKSAFNDAADIPNNALPAIAAATEQRIVVNYPDISLLNPNKEATRAEVAAMVCQALAKGQVAVVPPQYIAQLTPVSAPTAMRKTQVVEAGKIRAEFSFQAEESAEIGKDLRLKIMRGGVSVLDEPVLLSTRKLIQGSESANRVAEGRFLNLAVRDIDADGEAEVIVDLLSVNRNEPCCAYTYIYRFEPAENKYSRLEQFWANVGYEVRDVEGDGVIEFESLDSRLVEVLDLSPADARFPKRIWQYRQGKMVDVTRRYPQLVYDHAKQMWQEFQARRAQKQEVRGVLAAYLGNKYLLGEEEEGWALVEKIYQENDAQDYFQSLRKFYDDLGYNSASN